A single genomic interval of Caretta caretta isolate rCarCar2 chromosome 23, rCarCar1.hap1, whole genome shotgun sequence harbors:
- the LOC125629397 gene encoding uncharacterized protein LOC125629397, with protein MAYVEKLVQETAAGRCVGIQIINNTRDMTLENPRTYCFSGSAMIDPVPQIPPSSSESFLFVKTSYTARGSIGVLSYESAAFTLAIMFSNPFDRFLYSIEFAIQLFAGRKHFHSMERLYHYMYSHNPPYKCESFQKTRLTDDQDGQLEVTNQEVQVKATMSNKKKSIIKVQIEQGDRCPSDAAHSAGLESTRN; from the exons ATGGCTTATGTTGAAAAGCTGGTACAGGAGACGGCTGCAGGCCGGTGTGTGGGCATCCAGATAATCAACAACACCAGAGACATGACCCTCGAGAACCCCAG GACTTACTGTTTCAGCGGCAGTGCCATGATAGACCCTGTGCCCCAGATCCCCCCCAGCTCCTCGGAGAGCTTCCTGTTTGTGAAAACAAGCTACACGGCCCGCGGGAGCATCGGGGTGCTGAGCTACGAGTCCGCTGCCTTCACCCTGGCCATcatgttctccaaccccttcgaCCGCTTCCTCTACAGCATTGAGTTTGCCATCCAGCTCTTCGCTGGCAGGAAACACTTCCACAGCATGGAGCGCCTCTACCACTATATGTACAGCCACAACCCTCCTTATAAGTGTGAGTCCTTCCAGAAAACGAGGCTCACTGATGACCAGGACGGCCAGCTGGAGGTGACCAACCAGGAGGTCCAGGTGAAGGCCACCATGTCCAACAAGAAGAAGTCCATCATTAAAGTGCAGATCGAGCAGGGAGACCGCTGCCCATCCGATGCGGCCCACTCAGCCGGCCTGGAGAGCACACGGAATTGA